GCAATGTCAAAGTTTGTCCCAAATCTATTAGATAAAGAAGCATCTCTACTTCACTAATAGTAGAGATGGTCCAAATTTCAGTAGGTCCGAACAAATATGTTTGATTCAGAGGTTTGTGAGTCCAGAGACCTTCTGAATAGTGACAACTATCTCcgttaaagaaggctgagtgaagaCAACTTcctgagaaaaacaaacagcagctTGGATAagagggtccagccccggtggatccagggtaattcaaagcagGGACAGAGTCGGTGACTGATTTAGagggagataaggaaagaatgttgtagataagaaaatagaggagagaaagaggctgatattccttggtttacatagaaagacAATAAAACCCCCAGACAAGGAGTTTACCCTGTTcacagaggccacaggtgccctcctggtctcccgagggagtgaagacgcagaacgtcttcccgttcaggtcttagaaacccgggcagataagtgatcgcagggagcctctatgttccaagggatcagcctgaaaaagagagggagagggagagagagaatgactgacacggggagaccaagctgcttcggtgagcgaggccccagagctttattttcaaaaaggacttttatacctttcccacaaatgatgttgtgtacattatcttctggccttggaggcctgtgaaacattttaagactctcttttgataaaggctgctcaaccagaaaacttattttcccttgaagtgttttttctttatatttctaatctatgtcagcctcagaaagtatcaaacaaagttacatttctcactgagcaaaggtgcagtaagttacaacgaagaaagaaccaattagctcaaaagtctgatgtggttagtttcaaggctactagtttgttttcttacactccaactatgttaactaacgcactcccaggtgcacagtggataagagatatgggaacttagcaacaagcattggcccaataatgaaataatacaccagcactactctaataacttttaactctttgaaaggctttatgttttaggcttcccgtggctctcacagttgggggcctgtaaacaatcacatgcatagttgtaaaagtctgggtaaggcaagttagagagccatcagaggggtttgagctgaaacactcTTTTTATacgcaggagactgttaactggagctctaagttaactttttccagagaaaggtggtcagggatagcccccctgtaatgtcagaagaataggtggaaagcataatgcaataaggcaggcagactctggttttgggggtagatgctcgagaaagcccaGAGGGGGTTTCCTCaaggcctgatctcgcctttgcgttttgtcaggcccctttcctcatgacctttgccacaggcgggATTCCCCACGCTAGCTCCCAGCACTTGGACAAGTTCTGGGGCAGATGACTCCAGGCACaattaaaatacaattaaaataatgtCATTGGCAGCTACTATCACTCCCACTTAGAGCCCAACATCTATCAACTATCACCCAGctacatttattttcttgaattttatcCCTCTTCTAGCCCCCTAAACTGTGAACTCTGAGAGCAGCAATAGCGGGAAGTTTTGTCTGATGCTTTAAAGTCCTAAACCATGTTCATTTCTCATCAAGAACTATCCTAACAAATGAACTTCATCTCTCATAGGAGTCATGACATCAGAAACATTAAGTACCATTATTGAAGATCACTTACATTGAGCacctcattttctccttcagaCGTAATGCTTTCTGGACAAGGAAAGAAAGGTTGAGCAGAGCTCCAAAGCTGGAGAAGGTAAGTGACCTATAATTCTGCTGCTTGGCCCGATTCCTCTAGAACAATGAGTCTGCAGAGCTTCATGCATGATCAGAAGGATGTAAGTgcttttgttattaaaaataaaacagtccaCCTACATCTTCCTTTGTGCTGACACCTGCTTGCAACCTCATACTTGGATGAGTGGCAAGTCATTTGAAAAGCTGAGCCTGCTGACTTTTACTCTGAGATAAGAGTCCTACATACAGCCAGGACTTGCTGATCAGGGAGCATGCAGGAACACTGCCTTTCCTAGGGATGGGAAGAAGAGATATCACAGACCCAaccctctcattttacagatggagacctgaggcccagagagtaCAGATGACATGTCCAAGGTCCCAAAGCAAGCCAGTGGAAGAGCCAAGATGACATCATAGTCTCTCAACTCACCGTTCAATGCTCTTTCGAATGCAGTAGCTATGGCTAGAGGTTCATTTTGCTCTTTGGAGAATGAGAAGTGAAAACAGGTAGGGAGCAGAATATTAGGTGTTTTGTTTCTCTGCAGACTTCAGTAACCTCTGTTATCCTGGCCTCCACTGTCCTGGCTGTGATTGCCTTCTACGGTAGCCTTCTATGCAAAGTTGGGTCCTAAGCGATTACTTTTTACTTGGCTCAGAGTTCATACCAGGGGTGGAGCAGTCCCCTTGCACATGGCTCAGGATCTCTCGGTCTGTAAACAGGCGGAAGGCAATCTGCTCACACTCCTGCTTGGTCCCACATTCAAACAAACACCCAAACAAGCCCTCATTCTCCAGAGCAGCCAAATCAGAGTACCCACAGGGCCCGCAGTGCAAGATCCAGGGGCGGGACCAGCAGGCAGCCTCCAAGGGGCTCTGGTTGAGGTAGATGCCTAGGTCGACCCTCCGTTTCTTATTGGTTGGGTGTGAGTACAAGAGCCATGATTCTGACAGGGTTCCAGCTTCCGGCTCTGGCCTCACTGAGCTGCACAGCAGAGAACTCTGCTGAATGGCAGGTGCATCTTTGCCAGCAAGATCCTGGCATCCACCTGGGATCTCCAGGGGCCGGAAACTCACCACACTGCCTTGGCAGCCATGAGGGGGCTCACAGAGCTGATGGCTCAGGACTGGTTTCTGAAAGCATTCACCATGGTCAGTGCTGAGCGCCTCTGCCCGGCACCTGTTTGGTGTCCGGGCACTGCAATACAGCACGGGGTGGCCAGCCTTCCCAATCACCTCTGCCACCTCACATTCCACTGTCACCATGGGCTTGATAAGCCTGCCATGGTGCCATGTGGCTCCTAGGTCATCGCTATAGATCATCAGGGAATGAGCCCTAGCTTTATATGGCAGCCGAAAGCAAAAGAACCAGAATGGGATGTAGTAGGCGTACGCAGGGATGATGAGCCTCCCCGACTGcagctggatgccatgacctgGCCCCACAGCAAAAGTGGCCCAGTGCGTCACCTCTGGGCCAATGACCTCCTCAGTCAGGTCCCTCACATCGCTCCATGAATAGCCAGCATCCTGGCTGCATATGAAGCAGAGGCGTGCAGCATTCCTGCCTGACATAATCTGTTGACGCTCGGTGACATGGCCTCGCACA
This portion of the Capra hircus breed San Clemente chromosome 15, ASM170441v1, whole genome shotgun sequence genome encodes:
- the NEU3 gene encoding sialidase-3 isoform X2, yielding MEATLPGHRTMNPCPVWERKSGYVYLFFICVRGHVTERQQIMSGRNAARLCFICSQDAGYSWSDVRDLTEEVIGPEVTHWATFAVGPGHGIQLQSGRLIIPAYAYYIPFWFFCFRLPYKARAHSLMIYSDDLGATWHHGRLIKPMVTVECEVAEVIGKAGHPVLYCSARTPNRCRAEALSTDHGECFQKPVLSHQLCEPPHGCQGSVVSFRPLEIPGGCQDLAGKDAPAIQQSSLLCSSVRPEPEAGTLSESWLLYSHPTNKKRRVDLGIYLNQSPLEAACWSRPWILHCGPCGYSDLAALENEGLFGCLFECGTKQECEQIAFRLFTDREILSHVQGDCSTPGMNSEPSKK
- the NEU3 gene encoding sialidase-3 isoform X1, with product MEEPGFRAEVMEEVTSCSFSSTLFQQEDKRGVTYRIPALIYVPPAHIFLAFAEKRSSSKDEDALHLVLRRGLRTGQSVQWEPLKSLMEATLPGHRTMNPCPVWERKSGYVYLFFICVRGHVTERQQIMSGRNAARLCFICSQDAGYSWSDVRDLTEEVIGPEVTHWATFAVGPGHGIQLQSGRLIIPAYAYYIPFWFFCFRLPYKARAHSLMIYSDDLGATWHHGRLIKPMVTVECEVAEVIGKAGHPVLYCSARTPNRCRAEALSTDHGECFQKPVLSHQLCEPPHGCQGSVVSFRPLEIPGGCQDLAGKDAPAIQQSSLLCSSVRPEPEAGTLSESWLLYSHPTNKKRRVDLGIYLNQSPLEAACWSRPWILHCGPCGYSDLAALENEGLFGCLFECGTKQECEQIAFRLFTDREILSHVQGDCSTPGMNSEPSKK